In Pseudomonadaceae bacterium SI-3, the sequence TCGCGAGAACCCGCACGCCAACGACAGCACGCTGGACCTGGCCGCCACCGCGCCGGGCCAGCTGCGCGTGATCAAGCGCAACGGTACAGTCGTCCCCTACACCGATGACAAGATCACCGTCGCCATCACCAAGGCGTTTCTCGCAGTGGAAGGCAACAGCGCCTCCGCCTCGTCGCGCATCCATGACACCGTCGCGCGCCTGACCGAGCAGGTCACGGCTACCTTCAAGCGCCGCATGCCCTCCGGCGGCACCATCCATATCGAAGAAATCCAGGACCAGGTCGAATTGGCCCTGATGCGTTCCGGCGAGCAGAAAGTCGCCCGCGACTACGTGATCTATCGCGAATCCCGTAGCCAGGAGCGCAAGCGCGGCGCAGTCGACGCACCGGTCGACGCGCATCCGAGCATCCGCATCAAGCGTGCAGACGGCAGCCTGGCGCCGCTGGACCTGGGTCGCCTGAACACCATCATCACCGAAGCCTGCGAAGGCCTCGAAGAAGTCGATGGCTCGCTGATCCAGAAAGAAACCCTGAAGAACCTCTACGACGGTGTCGAGCAGACCGACGTCAACACCGCCCTGGTGATGACCGCCCGCACCCTGGTCGAGCGTGAGCCGAACTACTCCTACGTTACCGCTCGCCTGCTGATGGACACCCTGCGCGCCGAAGCCCTGAGCTTTCTGGAAGTCGCCGAGTCCGCCACCCATCACGAAATGGCTGACCTCTACGCCAAAGCGCTGCCGGCCTACGTAGAAAAAGGCGTGCAGTTCGAGCTGCTCGACCCGCGCCTGAAGGAATACGACCTGGCCAAGCTGGGCGCTGCGATCAACCACGAGCAGGACCAGCAGTTCACCTACCTCGGCCTACAGACCCTCTACGACCGCTACTTCATCCACAAGGATGGCGTGCGTTTCGAGCTGCCGCAGATCTTCTTCATGCGCGTCGCCATGGGCCTGGCCATCGAGGAAGAAAACCGCGAAGCCCGCGCCATCGAGTTCTACAACCTGCTGTCGTCCTTCGACTACATGGCCTCCACGCCGACCCTGTTCAACGCCGGCACCCTGCGTCCGCAGCTGTCCTCGTGCTACCTGACCACCGTGCCGGACGACCTGGGCGGCATCTACGACGCCATCCGCGATAACGCCCTGCTCTCCAAGTTCGCCGGCGGCCTGGGCAACGACTGGACCCCGGTGCGCGCACTGGGCGCCTACATCAAGGGCACCAACGGCAAATCCCAGGGCGTCGTGCCCTTCCTGAAAGTGGTCAACGACACCGCCGTCGCGGTCAACCAGGGCGGCAAGCGCAAGGGCGCGGTCTGCGCCTACCTGGAAACCTGGCACCTGGACATCGAGGAATTCCTCGAGCTGCGCAAGAACACCGGTGACGACCGTCGCCGTACCCACGACATGAACACCGCCAACTGGATTCCGGACCTGTTCATGAAGCGCGTCTTCGACGACGGCAAGTGGACTCTGTTCTCGCCAAGCGAAGTACCCGACCTGCACGACCTCACCGGCAAGGCCTTCGAGGAGCGCTACGAGTACTACGAAGCCCTGATCGAATACGGCAAGATCAAGAACCACAAGACCCTGCAGGCCAAAGACCTGTGGCGCAAGATGCTCTCCATGCTGTTCGAAACCGGCCACCCATGGCTGACCTTCAAGGACCCGTGCAACCTGCGCAGCCCGCAGCAGCACGTCGGCGTGGTGCACAGCTCTAACCTCTGCACCGAGATCACGCTGAACACCAACAAGGACGAGATCGCCGTCTGCAACCTGGGCTCGATCAACCTGCCGCGCCACATCGTCGACGGCAAGCTGGACACCGCCAAGCTGGAGCGCACCGTGCGCACCGCCGTGCGGATGCTCGATAACGTCATCGACATCAACTACTACTCGGTGCCGCAGGCGCGC encodes:
- a CDS encoding ribonucleoside-diphosphate reductase subunit alpha; translation: MQNESIRENPHANDSTLDLAATAPGQLRVIKRNGTVVPYTDDKITVAITKAFLAVEGNSASASSRIHDTVARLTEQVTATFKRRMPSGGTIHIEEIQDQVELALMRSGEQKVARDYVIYRESRSQERKRGAVDAPVDAHPSIRIKRADGSLAPLDLGRLNTIITEACEGLEEVDGSLIQKETLKNLYDGVEQTDVNTALVMTARTLVEREPNYSYVTARLLMDTLRAEALSFLEVAESATHHEMADLYAKALPAYVEKGVQFELLDPRLKEYDLAKLGAAINHEQDQQFTYLGLQTLYDRYFIHKDGVRFELPQIFFMRVAMGLAIEEENREARAIEFYNLLSSFDYMASTPTLFNAGTLRPQLSSCYLTTVPDDLGGIYDAIRDNALLSKFAGGLGNDWTPVRALGAYIKGTNGKSQGVVPFLKVVNDTAVAVNQGGKRKGAVCAYLETWHLDIEEFLELRKNTGDDRRRTHDMNTANWIPDLFMKRVFDDGKWTLFSPSEVPDLHDLTGKAFEERYEYYEALIEYGKIKNHKTLQAKDLWRKMLSMLFETGHPWLTFKDPCNLRSPQQHVGVVHSSNLCTEITLNTNKDEIAVCNLGSINLPRHIVDGKLDTAKLERTVRTAVRMLDNVIDINYYSVPQARNSNLKHRPVGLGIMGFQDALYLQHIPYGSDAAIDFADKSMEAVSYYAIQASCDLADERGAYETFQGSLWSQGVLPLDSQQILIEARGQKYIDVDLTESLDWAPVRARVKNGIRNSNIMAIAPTATIANITGVSQSIEPTYQNLYVKSNLSGEFTVINPYLVRDLKARGLWDAVMINDLKYYDGSVQQIERIPQELKDLYATAFEVETKWIVDAASRRQKWIDQAQSLNLYIAGASGKKLDVTYRMAWFRGLKTTYYLRALAATSTEKSTVNTGKLNAVSSGGNGSASPAPAKAAPAPEMAAGPAPVPKACAIDEPDCEACQ